A region of Deinococcus multiflagellatus DNA encodes the following proteins:
- the rnhA gene encoding ribonuclease HI, which produces MADTTSLPTVRLVTDGACSGNPGPGGWACILSMGSHVKELSGGEPQTTNNRMELTALLEGLQALKRPCAVHVVSDSRYVIDAFEKDWLSSWQRKNWKNVKNPDLWQALTQAARGHTLTFEWVQGHAGHPENERADQLAVQARDAAAKMPREPREGPVGGLF; this is translated from the coding sequence ATGGCCGACACCACATCCCTCCCCACGGTCCGGCTGGTGACCGATGGCGCCTGTTCCGGCAACCCTGGCCCCGGCGGCTGGGCCTGCATCCTCTCCATGGGCAGTCACGTCAAGGAACTGAGTGGGGGAGAGCCCCAGACGACGAACAACCGCATGGAGCTGACGGCGCTCCTCGAAGGCCTGCAGGCCCTTAAGCGGCCCTGCGCCGTGCACGTCGTCAGCGATTCCCGCTACGTCATCGACGCCTTCGAGAAAGACTGGCTGAGCAGCTGGCAACGCAAGAACTGGAAGAACGTCAAGAATCCGGACCTCTGGCAAGCCCTGACCCAGGCGGCCCGGGGGCATACCCTCACCTTTGAGTGGGTGCAGGGCCATGCGGGGCATCCCGAGAACGAGCGGGCCGATCAGCTCGCGGTGCAGGCCCGCGACGCTGCCGCCAAGATGCCCCGAGAGCCCCGGGAAGGGCCTGTGGGTGGATTGTTCTAA
- a CDS encoding DUF6615 family protein, which translates to MQADLEELARRTWHRTRWGWALKCHQGEETFTDINLLDLMRWSTRHRVLKTSKQDEKHKGTDWEWFIRHRGVWRSFAVQAKKVSPSGRYDALHHPVKGSSLVLPGMVIPQIDVLELYSKLTGAAPLYVLFNHDPTADATTWHCHLSLSSEQLGCSVADLTFIRTALGTYGGRFFTPIHQGGAAPWRCLVCNCPTRPLQISSLISQASEVADTEVAAMVATGVSSSTSRILNLTAQEVVSALLELPREEVLALRGDPAWFQETQTDLVEEVRADPDRFLEDVLFLNSIKRILLPKYAVVSNADDENAFPREDAPPQEG; encoded by the coding sequence ATGCAGGCAGATCTCGAAGAATTGGCCCGGCGGACGTGGCACAGAACGCGGTGGGGTTGGGCGCTCAAATGCCATCAAGGGGAAGAGACGTTCACGGACATCAATCTCCTCGATCTCATGCGGTGGAGCACCCGGCACCGGGTGCTCAAGACGTCCAAGCAGGACGAGAAACATAAGGGTACTGATTGGGAGTGGTTCATCCGCCACCGTGGTGTTTGGCGGTCCTTTGCCGTGCAGGCAAAAAAGGTGTCACCCAGTGGCCGGTATGACGCCCTGCACCACCCCGTCAAAGGGTCGAGTCTCGTCTTACCCGGAATGGTCATCCCACAGATTGATGTCCTTGAGCTGTATTCGAAATTGACTGGCGCAGCGCCACTCTACGTCTTGTTCAACCATGACCCTACTGCTGATGCGACCACCTGGCATTGCCACCTGAGTTTGAGCTCAGAGCAGCTAGGGTGCAGCGTGGCCGATCTCACGTTCATCAGAACGGCACTGGGGACGTATGGCGGGCGTTTTTTCACACCAATCCATCAGGGCGGCGCCGCCCCCTGGCGATGTCTAGTGTGCAACTGCCCAACGCGCCCCCTACAAATCTCCAGCTTGATCAGTCAGGCGTCGGAAGTGGCTGACACTGAGGTTGCAGCCATGGTGGCGACCGGGGTCAGTTCCAGCACCAGTCGAATTCTGAACCTGACGGCCCAGGAGGTGGTGAGTGCGCTGCTGGAGCTCCCTCGTGAAGAGGTGTTGGCCCTGAGAGGCGACCCGGCGTGGTTTCAAGAGACCCAGACAGACCTTGTGGAAGAGGTCAGAGCTGATCCAGACCGATTCCTTGAAGACGTCCTCTTTCTCAACAGCATCAAGCGAATCCTGTTGCCCAAATACGCCGTTGTCTCGAACGCCGATGACGAGAATGCGTTCCCGAGGGAGGATGCACCTCCGCAAGAAGGGTGA